The proteins below come from a single Malus domestica chromosome 03, GDT2T_hap1 genomic window:
- the LOC139194749 gene encoding uncharacterized protein — translation MHVGPVGSVHNKVREAATNLMNQVTHIETAVSKHSDQARKAYRTCLNASIKCTKFLLRQDLAFRGHDESATSSNRGNYLELLQFLADNDDKVREVVMENAPGNLKLLAPSIQKEIVNSCAFETLDAIMDGLKDRFFSILVDEARDVSVKEQMAMVLRYVDDNGHAIERFVGIQHVTDTTSSSLKDAIDTFFSRNGLSISKLRGQGYDGASNMRALVAVAKKNIDIVSFFATANSVVNHVGASCKRHDLLRQQLQEELMIAFENDCLITGRGLNQETSLKRAGGTRWNSHYGTLISIISMFTSVVHVLQMVIDDNPNESAGEANKLMREIRTFEFVFHLFLMKVILGLTNDLSQALQRKDQEIVNAMALVKLCMEKLHWMRNNGFDSLVDEVSSFCEKHHIDVPNMEEAFILLGRSMRNAPIRTNRHHYRVELFIYVIDEQITELEDRFNEIPCGNIPGSATKYE, via the exons ATGCATGTTGGACCGGTTGGGAGTGTTCATAATAAGGTTAGAGAAGCTgctacaaatttgatgaatcaaGTTACACATATTGAAACGGCAGTGAGCAAACACTCCGACCAAGCTCGTAAGGCTTATCGCACATGCTTGAATGCATCAATCAAGTGCACTAAGTTTTTATTGCGACAAGATCTTGCTTTTCGTGGCCATGATGAAAGTGCCACTTCAAGCAATAGGGGAAATTACCTGGAGCTATTGCAATTCCTTGCAGATAATGATGATAAAGTTAGAGAAGTTGTGATGGAAAATGCTCCGGGGAATCTCAAATTACTAGCTCCTTCCATTcaaaaagaaattgtgaattcatGTGCCTTTGAAACACTTGATGCTATCATGGATGGTCTAAAAGATAGATTCTTTTCAATATTGGTGGATGAAGCACGTGATGTGTCGGTGAAAGAGCAAATGGCTATGGTGTTGCGTTATGTGGATGACAACGGGCATGCAATTGAAAGATTTGTGGGTATCCAACATGTTACCGACACTACTTCAAGTTCACTAAAGGATGCTATTGACACATTCTTTTCTCGCAACGGTTTGAGCATTTCCAAGCTACGAGGACAAGGTTATGATGGTGCTAGCAATATGAGAG CTCTTGTTGCCGTAGCAAAGAAGAATATAGACATTGTGTCTTTTTTTGCAACGGCTAATAGTGTGGTTAATCATGTTGGAGCATCTTGTAAGCGGCATGATTTACTTAGACAACAACTTCAAGAAGAGCTTATGATAGCTTTTGAAAATGATTGTCTTATAACGGGGCGAGgcttaaatcaagaaacaagtcTCAAACGTGCCGGTGGCACACGATGGAACTCACACTATGGTACCTTGATTAGCATCATTTCCATGTTTACATCCGTGGTTCATGTGCTTCAAATGGTTATTGATGATAATCCCAATGAAAGTGCAGGTGAagcaaataagttaatgagagAAATACGtacttttgagtttgtgtttcaccttttcttaatgaaagtcatattgggactcacaaatgatttgtcacaagcattgcaaaggaaagatcaagaaattgtgaatgcaatggctTTAGTGAAATTATGCATGGAAAAACTACATTGGATGAGGAATAATGGGTTCGATTCATTGGTTGATGAAgtatcttctttttgtgaaaaacatcatATTGATGTTCCTAACATGGAAGAGGCATTTATACTTCTAGGGAGGTCAATGCGTAATGCTCCAATAAGGACAAATCGTCATCATTATCGTGTGGAGCTCTTTATTTATGTCATTGATGAGCAAATTACGGAGTTAGAGGATCGCTTTAATGAG ATCCCTTGTGGTAACATTCCTGGCTCCGCCACTAAATATGAGTGA
- the LOC114823978 gene encoding copper-transporting ATPase HMA4-like isoform X1, whose amino-acid sequence MRENNVQVGPEVDKYVSEHDNLAQMCVSVSIDGKIAGSFAVTDPVKPEAARVISYLHSINITSIRVTGDNWATAAASAKEVGIDKVYAETDPLGKADRIKELRMKGMAVAMMGDGVNDSPAMVAGDVGMAFGAGTDVAIEAAYSSDQ is encoded by the exons ATGCGGGAAAATAATGTCCAGGTTGGTCCTGAGGTTGACAAGTATGTTTCAGAACATGATAATCTGGCTCAAATGTGTGTGTCGGTTTCCATTGATGGAAAGATTGCTGGGTCATTTGCTGTAACTGATCCAGTGAAGCCAGAGGCTGCACGAGTCATCTCTTATCTTCACTCGATAAACATTACAAGCATCAGGGTTACTGGTGATAACTGGGCTACAGCTGCAGCCAGTGCGAAGGAGGTTGGCATTGATAAGGTGTATGCTGAGACGGATCCACTAGGAAAAGCTGATAGAATCAAAGAATTACGG ATGAAAGGAATGGCAGTGGCAATGATGGGAGATGGAGTTAATGACTCTCCGGCTATGGTTGCAGGAGATGTTGGCATGGCATTTGGTGCTGGCACCGACGTAGCTATAGAAGCTGCTTATAGTTCTGATCAATGa
- the LOC114823978 gene encoding copper-transporting ATPase HMA4-like isoform X2 — protein MRENNVQVGPEVDKYVSEHDNLAQMCVSVSIDGKIAGSFAVTDPVKPEAARVISYLHSINITSIRVTGDNWATAAASAKEVGIDKVYAETDPLGKADRIKELRVRLYNSYRGGVSGLRLPSSTSNFILVLNAD, from the coding sequence ATGCGGGAAAATAATGTCCAGGTTGGTCCTGAGGTTGACAAGTATGTTTCAGAACATGATAATCTGGCTCAAATGTGTGTGTCGGTTTCCATTGATGGAAAGATTGCTGGGTCATTTGCTGTAACTGATCCAGTGAAGCCAGAGGCTGCACGAGTCATCTCTTATCTTCACTCGATAAACATTACAAGCATCAGGGTTACTGGTGATAACTGGGCTACAGCTGCAGCCAGTGCGAAGGAGGTTGGCATTGATAAGGTGTATGCTGAGACGGATCCACTAGGAAAAGCTGATAGAATCAAAGAATTACGGGTACGATTATATAATAGTTACAGGGGTGGTGTGAGTGGATTACGATTACCCAGCTCCACAAGTAATTTTATTCTGGTTTTGAACGCAGATTAA
- the LOC139194088 gene encoding LRR receptor-like serine/threonine-protein kinase FLS2: MLSMIHCMCYIYMMIMANYLTAGALAIAHNNFNTDQSALLALKAHITSDPQNILTTNWSSTSNSNICNWVGVSFGARHHRVTALNLSYMGLAGVIPPHLGNLSFLVELGLKNNSFDGPLPQELSRLHRLKAINLGNNNFMGTIPSWFGSFPKLRTFTLASNGFSGSIPATIFNLSALEIINLNRNQLSGSIPREIGNLTMVKSIYLDYNKFEELPNEIGSLGQLEELFVQSNALKGSAFVPVLNISSLTTLILSENNMSGSLPDNICEHLSSIRRFNLARNQLDGLIPFKLWQCKELRQLVLAVNDFRGSIPKSLGNFTYLTHINLSDNNLTGTIPDEISDLPQLETLELFSNNLNGVIPSKLFNNSMIRGITLSINQFSGSLPANIGLNVPNLEILDVAETNLVSELLPNLSNASKLRVLDMSTNSFTGFLPSALCSLKNLKRLYLFLNHLTVDASTPQAASTLSCLFNLRNLKDLDLGDNPLNTTIPASRRNLSTSLLYVDLMNSNIRGNIPGDIGNLSSLISLNLGNNQLSGAIPTSIQRLQNLQALYLNDNELQGHIPYELCQLNNLAELLLAGNRLSGSIPSCLGTLALALRSLSLQSNLLTSKIPSSLWELKYILDLDLSSNSLVGPLSEDIGKLKDVVILDLSNNHFSRNIPDSIGGLQSMINLSLANNYLEGPIPSSFKTLLSLEFLDLSKNNLSGEIPKSLEALLYLKHLNLSFNKLQGEIPTGGPFGNFSADSFVSNGALCGASRLHVPLCKNRTKVKPIWRKAKYIISGVIPVILLAAAALILILCKKRNVEVVREIASLHQVLWRRVSRLELVSATNGFHESNLLGTGGFGSVYRGTLSDEIDIAVKVFNLQLEGAFKSFDKEVKC, encoded by the exons ATGTTATCGATGATACACTGCATGTGTTATATCTATATGATGATTATGGCTAATTACTTAACTGCAGGTGCATTAGCAATAGCTCATAACAATTTCAACACGGATCAGTCTGCGCTACTTGCTCTCAAAGCTCACATCACTAGTGACCCTCAAAACATCCTGACCACCAACTGGTCGTCTACCTCCAATTCCAACATTTGCAACTGGGTTGGTGTGTCATTCGGTGCTCGCCACCACAGAGTCACGGCCTTAAATCTCTCGTACATGGGTCTTGCTGGAGTTATTCCTCCGCATCTAGGCAACCTCTCATTTCTCGTTGAGTTGGGCCTTAAGAATAATAGTTTTGATGGTCCCCTACCCCAAGAACTGTCTCGTTTGCACCGGTTGAAGGCGATTAACTTGGGAAACAACAACTTTATGGGAACCATTCCTTCGTGGTTTGGGTCCTTCCCTAAACTTCGAACCTTCACATTGGCCAGTAATGGCTTCTCTGGTTCCATACCCGCTACTATCTTCAACTTATCTGCGCTCGAAATAATTAATCTAAACAGGAACCAACTATCAG GTAGCATACCAAGAGAAATAGGCAACTTAACAATGGTGAAGAGCATATACCTTGACTACAACAAGTTCGAAG AACTTCCAAACGAGATAGGCAGTTTAGGTCAGCTGGAGGAGTTGTTTGTGCAATCCAATGCCCTAAAAGGCTCTGCTTTTGTGCCTGTCCTCAACATATCTTCTTTGACTACTTTGATTCTATCCGAAAACAACATGAGTGGTAGTCTTCCGGACAATATATGTGAGCATCTTTCGAGTATTCGACGATTTAATTTGGCTCGAAACCAGCTTGACGGTCTGATTCCCTTCAAACTGTGGCAATGTAAAGAGCTTCGTCAATTGGTATTAGCGGTTAACGATTTCCGTGGAAGCATACCCAAAAGTCTTGGCAATTTCACCTACTTAACCCACATTAATCTTAGTGACAATAATTTAACAG GTACAATACCGGATGAGATTAGTGATCTTCCACAGCTAGAGACATTGGAACTGTTTAGTAATAATCTCAATGGCGTCATCCCATCCAAACTCTTCAATAACTCCATGATAAGAGGAATAACGCTTTCTATTAATCAGTTCTCAGGTAGCCTCCCAGCAAACATAGGTCTTAACGTTCCAAATCTAGAAATCCTTGATGTAGCGGAAACTAACCTCGTGTCCGAACTACTCCCTAACCTCTCCAATGCTTCCAAGCTCAGGGTGCTAGACATGAGCACAAACTCATTTACCGGGTTTCTTCCTAGTGCGCTCTGTTCCTTGAAAAACCTCAAGCGTCTTTACTTGTTCTTGAATCATTTGACGGTTGATGCTTCTACTCCACAAGCAGCAAGCACTCTCTCTTGCTTGTTTAATCTTAGAAATTTGAAAGACTTAGACTTGGGAGACAATCCACTAAACACCACGATTCCAGCTTCTCGTAGGAATCTCTCTACGTCCCTCCTATATGTGGATTTAATGAATTCCAACATCAGGGGCAACATTCCAGGAGATATTGGTAACTTGAGCAGCTTGATATCATTAAACCTGGGAAACAATCAGTTGAGTGGAGCAATTCCAACTTCAATACAAAGGCTACAAAATCTCCAAGCTTTGTATTTGAACGATAACGAACTGCAAGGACATATCCCGTATGAACTCTGTCAACTAAACAACCTAGCCGAGTTACTTTTGGCTGGTAATCGTCTCTCTGGTTCTATTCCTTCCTGCTTGGGTACTTTGGCATTAGCTCTAAGAAGTCTATCGTTACAGTCCAATTTGTTAACTTCTAAAATACCATCTTCCTTGTGGGAACTCAAGTATATATTGGACCTAGACTTGTCGTCCAATTCTCTAGTTGGACCACTCTCAGAAGACATTGGAAAGTTGAAAGATGTGGTTATTTTGGATTTATCAAATAACCATTTCTCCAGAAACATTCCCGATAGCATTGGTGGTCTTCAAAGTATGATTAATTTGTCCTTGGCAAACAATTATTTAGAAGGCCCTATTCCCAGTTCATTTAAAACCTTGTTAAGCCTAGAATTCTTGGATTTGTCCAAAAACAATCTATCTGGAGAGATCCCAAAGTCATTGGAAGCACTCTTGTATCTCAAGCATCTGAATTTGTCTTTCAACAAACTCCAAGGAGAAATTCCAACCGGCGGGCCTTTCGGAAACTTCTCTGCTGATTCATTTGTATCAAACGGTGCACTCTGCGGTGCCTCCCGACTCCATGTTCCCTTGTGCAAAAATAGAACAAAAGTTAAGCCAATTTGGAGGAAAGCTAAATATATCATCTCAGGGGTCATACCAGTAATACTCCTAGCGGCCGCTGCATTGATTCTGATACTATGCAAGAAAAGGAATGTCGAAGTTGTTAGAGAAATTGCCTCGCTACATCAAGTTCTTTGGAGAAGAGTTTCGCGCCTAGAACTTGTAAGCGCAACAAATGGATTTCATGAGAGTAACTTACTAGGCACGGGGGGTTTCGGCTCAGTATACAGAGGAACACTTTCAGACGAGATAGATATCGCCGTCAAGGTTTTCAATTTACAGCTAGAAGGGGCATTCAAGAGTTTTGATAAGGAAGTGAAATGCTAA
- the LOC139194750 gene encoding receptor kinase-like protein Xa21 has protein sequence MTILQRLDIMKDVALALEYLHHGYSIPIVHCDVKPINILLDDDMVAHVADFGIARLIGGGDSMTETMTLAIIGYMAPEYGMEGSVSTRGDVYSFGVVLMETFTKRKPTDEMFVGEMDLKQWIADSLFPDAAIGEIVDVDILGAEEDGDFISRRDCLLSVMRLALACSAALPRERINMKDAAITLTKIKTKYLKNCGGMNS, from the exons ATGACTATCTTGCAGAGGTTAGACATAATGAAAGATGTTGCATTGGCACTAGAATATCTTCATCACGGTTACTCGATACCTATCGTTCATTGTGATGTGAAACCCATCAATATACTACTAGATGATGATATGGTTGCACATGTTGCTGATTTTGGCATTGCAAGACTCATCGGCGGTGGAGATTCAATGACAGAAACCATGACCCTAGCCATAATTGGATATATGGCTCCAG AGTATGGGATGGAAGGAAGCGTTTCGACTAGAGGGGATGTGTATAGTTTTGGTGTTGTACTCATGGAGACATTCACAAAAAGGAAGCCAACAGACGAGATGTTTGTTGGAGAAATGGATTTAAAGCAATGGATTGCAGATTCATTATTTCCAGATGCTGCAATAGGTGAAATTGTGGATGTCGATATACTTGGTGCGGAGGAAGATGGTGATTTCATCAGCAGAAGGGATTGCTTATTATCCGTTATGAGATTAGCTTTAGCTTGCTCTGCAGCATTGCCGAGAGAGAGGATTAACATGAAAGATGCTGCAATCACACTCACCAAAATCAAGACTAAGTATTTGAAGAACTGTGGAGGAATGAACTCTTAG